The genomic stretch GGGCCCCCTTTAGTTTATGAGAAAATTCATATAAAGAATTTAAAAAAGGAGTCAGATTCTCATGAACATTTTAGTCACAGGCGGAGCAGGGTTTATTGGCAGCAATTTTATTCAGTATATGATAGAAACTTATTCAGCGTATTTCATTGTTAATTATGATGCTCTTACATATGCAGGGAATTTAGATAATTTAAAAGAGATTCATCATCACGAGCATTACACGTTTATAAAGGGAGATATCAATAATCGGGAGCTTCTTGATACAGTTGTCAAAGAGCATGAAATTGAGGTTATCATAAATTTCGCAGCGGAATCACACGTTGATCGTAGCATTACAGAGCCAGATGTTTTTATTAAAAGCAATGCCCTAGGAACGCAAACGCTGTTAGACATCGCAAAAGAGAATGAGATTAAAAAGTACGTTCAAATTTCTACAGATGAAGTGTATGGCTCATTAGGAAAAACGGGCTACTTCACAGAAGAAACGCCGCTTGCCCCAAACAGTCCATATGCGGCTAGTAAAGCAGGAGCAGACATGCTTGTCAGTGCTTATTATAAAACATATGAACTGAATGTGAATATTACACGATGCTCCAATAATTATGGTCCTTATCAGTTTCCGGAAAAGCTGATTCCATTAATGATTACAAATGCCATGGAAGGAGAACGGCTACCAGTCTATGGAGATGGAAAGAACGTCCGAGATTGGCTGCATGTTAGAGACCATTGCACGGCAATTGATCTTGTTATCCATAAAGGGGTGGCTGGGGAAGTCTATAATATTGGTGGAGGCAATGAAAAAACGAATAATGAAATTGTTCATTTTATTGTGGAGAAACTAGGTGTTTCAAGAGAACTCATTCATTTTGTAGAAGACAGACTTGGTCATGATCGTCGCTATGCGATTGACGCAACAAAAGTGGAAAAAGAATTGGGGTGGAAACCTACATACACATTTGAAAAAGGAATGGACGAAACAATTCGGTGGTATGTAGAGCATGAAAAGTGGTGGCGAAAGATTAAAAAGAACTAGCAGGGTGGTTTACAACTGCATGGTAAAGATTTCATAGAACAATTAGCCCTGAAACTATGTTGTCCTCAAATTCGTAAATATATTGGAAAGATATTTTGTTATTAAAATCTATAAAAGAAAAAAGATTTGTCGATATAGAAATAAAATACTGTATAGAAATGAGGGCATCATGAAAAAGTCAATCCTGCTTATTCCCGTTCTGGTCGGTGTTATAGCATCCCTATTTTCATTCTCTTTATCTTTTGCGGTAAAGCTTCCAGCTCACACCAATAAAACGAATTTTATGATCCACTGGTTAGAACGTTC from Priestia filamentosa encodes the following:
- the rfbB gene encoding dTDP-glucose 4,6-dehydratase — protein: MNILVTGGAGFIGSNFIQYMIETYSAYFIVNYDALTYAGNLDNLKEIHHHEHYTFIKGDINNRELLDTVVKEHEIEVIINFAAESHVDRSITEPDVFIKSNALGTQTLLDIAKENEIKKYVQISTDEVYGSLGKTGYFTEETPLAPNSPYAASKAGADMLVSAYYKTYELNVNITRCSNNYGPYQFPEKLIPLMITNAMEGERLPVYGDGKNVRDWLHVRDHCTAIDLVIHKGVAGEVYNIGGGNEKTNNEIVHFIVEKLGVSRELIHFVEDRLGHDRRYAIDATKVEKELGWKPTYTFEKGMDETIRWYVEHEKWWRKIKKN